The following nucleotide sequence is from Candidatus Methylomirabilota bacterium.
GCCCACGCTCCCGTCGTTTCCGATGGCCGACATGGTGGCGGCCCTCGCGGGCGCCTCCGCCGTGCTGGCCGCCCTCCGCCACCGCGATCAGATCTCCGGCCGCGGCCAGGTCATCGACATCTCGCTCTACGAGCCGCTGCTGGCGGTGCTGGGGCCGGCCGCCGCCGAGTACGCGCAGGACGGCATCGTGCACACGCGCCACGGCAACCAGTCGGGCAACGCCAGCCCCCGCGGCACTTACCGTACGCGAGACGGCAAGTGGGTGGCGCTCTCGGCGTCGACGCCGGCCTCGGCCGAGGCGCTCTTCAAGGGGCTGGGCCTGGGCCACTTCCTCGGCGACCCCCGCTTCGCGACTAACGACGCGCGCGTCCGGCACAACGATCTGGTGGACGCCGCGCTCGGCGAGGCGATCGGCCGGCGCCCGCTCGACGAGATGCAGCATCTCTTCGAGACGATCGACCTCACGGCCAGCCCCGTGTACGACATCGCCGACATCACCAAGGACCCGCACGTCACCGCCCGCGGGATCCTCGCCGACGTGCCGGACCCGGAGCTGGGCTCGGTGCGCATGGTCGCCCCCACGCCGCGCCTCCGCGACACGCCGGCGGCCATCACCTGGGCCGGACCTCCGCTCGGCGCCCACAACCGCGAGGTGTATGCGGGGATCGGCGTGGACGGGGCCGAGCTCGATGAGCTGAAACGCCAGGAGGTCGTCTGAATGCGCCGGGCCAGGCGCGCCACCAGGACGGCGCTGCTGCTCGGGATCATCGCGATCTCGCTCTGCGGCACCCCGCCCACGAGCGTGGCTGCCGACTACACCGGCCCGCTCATCGACGCCCATTCCCACGTGCCCAGCGCGACTGCCATCGACGCCTACGTCGCCGCCATGAAGCGGCACAACGTGGCCAAGGTCGTGCTGCTCGGCGTGGGCGGCGTGCAGAAGGACGATTCGGCCTGGATCGCCGGGGCGGCCCGGAAGTATCCCGACCGCGTGATTCCCGGATTACCTCTGCCCGACCCCACCAGTGCGGCCGCGGCCGCGCGCCTCGACGACGAGCTCGGCAAGAAGCAAGCGCGCGTGGTGGGCGAAGTCCACGTGCGCCAGGTCTCGCGCAAGATCGATCGCAATCCCGGGGAGCCGGCGTTCGTGAAGGTGCTCGAGGTCGCCGCGCGCCACCAGGCGCCCGTCGTCATCCACGACGAGCTGGACCCCCGGGCGGCGGCCGCGCTCGAGGCCGCGCTGAAGGCCCAGCCTGGGGCCACCATCATCCTGGCCCACGGCGGGAGCGCCTCACCGGCGCTGCTGGAGGCGTTGCTCCGGCGCCATCCGAAGCTCATGGTGGATCTCTCGGGGATGCACTTTCAGCGCACCCCCCACCTCGCCACCGAGGAGGGTCCGCTCGATCCTTCGTGGAAGGCGCTCATCGAGGAGCGGCCCGACCGGTTCCTGATGGGCATCGACCTGTGGGCGCCGCGTCTGTTCGAGCCGGCGATGCTCGATCGCCTGATGAAGTGGACGCGCCGGGTCCTCGGCGAGCTGCGGCCCGAGGTCGCCCAGCGCGTCGCCTACACGAACGCCGCAACCCTCTTCGGCGTCAAGTAGGGCCGTGGCCGCCAACCCGTTCGCGGAGTCTACTGGCGGCGGCCGGCTCGACGGGATCGCCGCGCGCCATCCCGACCGCGAGGCGATCGTCTTCGGCCGCGATCGCTCGCTGACGCTGGCCCGCGGGCTCACGGCGCTGGGCCTCGGCCCCGGCGACAAGGTCGCGGTCTGGCTCCCCAGCCGCCCCCCGTGGTTCAGCGCCCGGCAGGCCTGCGCGCGAATCGGGGCCGTGGTCGTGGCCCTGAACCCCCGCTACCGCGCGCACGAGCTGTCGTACATCCTGGCGCAGTCGGACTCGAAGGCGCTCCTGCTCACCGATCACTTCGGGGCGATCGACTACCGCGTCGTCCGCTTCGTGAAGGACGGGCCCCGCCCGCCGGGGCCCCACGGCGACGAGGTGCAGCGGGGCAACCTGCGCGAGCAGGCGCTCCAGGAGATGACACGATGACCTTCCGCACGGCGCTCTGTGATCTGGTCGGCATCGACCATCCGATCGTGC
It contains:
- a CDS encoding TatD family hydrolase — encoded protein: MRRARRATRTALLLGIIAISLCGTPPTSVAADYTGPLIDAHSHVPSATAIDAYVAAMKRHNVAKVVLLGVGGVQKDDSAWIAGAARKYPDRVIPGLPLPDPTSAAAAARLDDELGKKQARVVGEVHVRQVSRKIDRNPGEPAFVKVLEVAARHQAPVVIHDELDPRAAAALEAALKAQPGATIILAHGGSASPALLEALLRRHPKLMVDLSGMHFQRTPHLATEEGPLDPSWKALIEERPDRFLMGIDLWAPRLFEPAMLDRLMKWTRRVLGELRPEVAQRVAYTNAATLFGVK
- a CDS encoding CoA transferase yields the protein MSGGPASRALAGLRVIDCSRLIAGGVLATVLADHGADVIKVENPRGGDPLRTWLSDRGQLWWKVYARGKRSITLNLAVPRGQELLKTLVTGADVLIENFRPGTFEKWGLGWDALSVANPRLIFARVSGWGQDGPYRDRPGFGTMVEAMSGFAVTTGPADGPPTLPSFPMADMVAALAGASAVLAALRHRDQISGRGQVIDISLYEPLLAVLGPAAAEYAQDGIVHTRHGNQSGNASPRGTYRTRDGKWVALSASTPASAEALFKGLGLGHFLGDPRFATNDARVRHNDLVDAALGEAIGRRPLDEMQHLFETIDLTASPVYDIADITKDPHVTARGILADVPDPELGSVRMVAPTPRLRDTPAAITWAGPPLGAHNREVYAGIGVDGAELDELKRQEVV
- a CDS encoding AMP-binding protein is translated as MAANPFAESTGGGRLDGIAARHPDREAIVFGRDRSLTLARGLTALGLGPGDKVAVWLPSRPPWFSARQACARIGAVVVALNPRYRAHELSYILAQSDSKALLLTDHFGAIDYRVVRFVKDGPRPPGPHGDEVQRGNLREQALQEMTR